One region of Oxalobacteraceae sp. CFBP 8761 genomic DNA includes:
- a CDS encoding M20/M25/M40 family metallo-hydrolase — protein sequence MNALQTRLTDWIDAHFDDEVGFLQAVVRIPTDTPPGNNAPHAEAVADMLERAGWPVERHAVPSQQVIDYGLESITNLIVRRPYGGARPTLALNAHGDVVPPGEGWTHPPYGAVIEDGYLYGRAAAVSKSDFATYVFAVRALEALGAPLRGGVELHFTYDEEFGGLLGPGWLLEQGLTQPDYVIAAGFGYSIITAHNACLQLEVTVHGKAGHGAMPETAVDALQAATRVLNAIYGDLPRLKTIKSGVPGIDSPTMLVGRIDGGTNTNVVPGKVVLKLDRRMIPEEDPVAVEAQVRALITDAVAGMPGIRLEIRRLLLSQALRPLPGAQLLVESLRRNAHAVLGKAIPAVGTPLYADARLYGERGIPAVLYGAGPRTVMEANAKKADERLALEDLRRATKVVALTLLDMLGAP from the coding sequence ATGAACGCATTGCAGACACGCCTGACCGACTGGATCGACGCCCACTTCGATGACGAAGTAGGCTTTCTGCAGGCCGTCGTGCGGATTCCCACCGATACGCCACCGGGCAACAACGCGCCGCACGCCGAGGCCGTGGCCGACATGCTGGAGCGCGCCGGCTGGCCAGTCGAGCGGCATGCGGTGCCGTCGCAGCAGGTGATCGACTACGGCCTGGAAAGCATCACGAACCTGATCGTGCGCCGGCCGTACGGCGGAGCCCGGCCGACGCTGGCGCTCAATGCGCATGGCGACGTCGTGCCGCCGGGCGAGGGCTGGACCCATCCGCCGTATGGCGCCGTGATCGAAGACGGCTACCTGTACGGGCGCGCGGCGGCCGTATCGAAAAGCGACTTTGCCACCTATGTGTTCGCGGTGCGCGCGCTCGAAGCACTGGGCGCGCCGCTGCGTGGCGGCGTCGAGCTGCACTTTACCTATGATGAAGAATTTGGCGGGCTGCTGGGGCCGGGCTGGCTGCTGGAGCAGGGCCTGACGCAGCCCGACTACGTGATCGCCGCCGGTTTTGGCTACAGCATCATCACCGCGCACAACGCCTGCCTGCAGCTGGAAGTGACGGTGCACGGCAAGGCCGGCCATGGCGCGATGCCTGAAACCGCGGTCGATGCGCTGCAGGCAGCCACGCGGGTGCTCAATGCCATCTACGGCGACCTGCCACGGCTCAAGACCATCAAGTCGGGCGTGCCCGGCATCGATTCGCCGACGATGCTGGTCGGGCGCATCGATGGCGGCACGAATACCAATGTGGTGCCGGGCAAGGTGGTGCTCAAGCTCGACCGGCGCATGATTCCCGAAGAAGACCCGGTCGCCGTCGAAGCGCAGGTGCGCGCGCTGATCACGGACGCGGTGGCCGGCATGCCGGGCATCCGGCTCGAGATCCGGCGCCTGCTGCTGTCGCAGGCATTGCGCCCGCTGCCCGGCGCGCAGCTGCTGGTGGAGAGCCTGCGCCGCAACGCACACGCCGTGCTGGGCAAAGCGATTCCCGCCGTCGGCACGCCGCTGTATGCCGATGCGCGGCTATATGGGGAGCGTGGCATTCCGGCCGTCCTGTATGGCGCCGGGCCGCGCACGGTCATGGAGGCGAATGCGAAGAAGGCCGACGAGCGGCTGGCGCTGGAAGACTTGCGCCGCGCCACCAAGGTGGTGGCGCTGACGCTGCTGGACATGCTGGGCGCGCCGTGA
- a CDS encoding VWA domain-containing protein: MPRSRATLPAALPLLAATLLLAACSAPQQLQVDGTAAPPPPPAPGTRVEMTGSALSSYSGYAGVQPTTFQRRVATMPYPMPQYAPGADRFPDVQANRAVLVEEQPVSTFSSDVDTASYAYVRRQLNAGRMPPPAAVRVEEMVNYFPYAYAAPNKASQPFALTTAIMPSPWNADNQLLHVAVRGYDLQRAERPPMNVVLLVDVSGSMAPQDRLPLLKQGFRLFAKGLRAQDRVAIVTYANGTAVALEPTTGSDRQKIIDAIDALQAAGGTAGRDGLERAYAMAQRHFDAKAVNRVILATDGDFNIGVRDPRQLETLIADKRKSGVYLSIFGVGDGNLNDALIQRLTQSGNGNAAYIDSLLEARKALQAELGSTMFPIANDVKMQVEFNPARVAAYRLIGYETRMLARQDFKDDKVDAGDMGAGHTVTAIYEITPAAGAAKLVDPLRYGAAKKAVPAGRSDELAFVRVRYKLPGESKSRLAEQPVRPATAGATLAAAPADQRFAVAVTAFGQRLRGEPQVSDYSYADIATLANDARGADPDGYRAEFVKLVRMAESLGQAGATGRP, from the coding sequence ATGCCACGCTCGCGCGCCACCCTCCCCGCCGCCTTGCCCCTGCTTGCGGCGACCCTGCTGCTGGCCGCCTGCAGCGCGCCCCAGCAACTGCAAGTGGATGGCACCGCAGCGCCCCCGCCGCCGCCGGCGCCCGGGACGCGGGTCGAGATGACCGGCAGCGCGCTCTCCTCGTATTCAGGCTACGCCGGCGTGCAGCCGACGACCTTCCAGCGTCGCGTCGCCACGATGCCCTATCCGATGCCACAGTACGCACCGGGTGCCGACCGCTTCCCCGACGTCCAGGCCAACCGTGCGGTGCTGGTCGAAGAACAACCCGTATCCACCTTCAGCAGCGACGTCGATACCGCGTCGTATGCGTATGTGCGGCGCCAGCTGAACGCCGGCCGCATGCCGCCACCGGCCGCCGTGCGGGTCGAGGAAATGGTGAACTACTTCCCCTACGCTTATGCCGCACCGAACAAGGCCAGTCAGCCATTCGCGCTGACCACGGCCATCATGCCCAGCCCGTGGAATGCGGACAACCAGCTGCTGCACGTGGCCGTGCGCGGTTATGACCTGCAGCGCGCCGAACGGCCGCCGATGAATGTCGTGCTGCTGGTGGACGTGTCCGGCTCGATGGCCCCGCAGGACCGCCTGCCGCTGCTCAAGCAGGGCTTTCGCCTGTTTGCAAAGGGCTTGCGCGCACAGGACCGGGTGGCGATCGTTACCTACGCCAATGGCACGGCAGTGGCGCTCGAACCCACGACGGGCAGCGACAGGCAGAAGATCATCGACGCCATCGATGCGTTGCAGGCAGCCGGCGGCACGGCCGGCCGCGATGGCCTGGAGCGCGCCTATGCCATGGCCCAACGCCACTTCGATGCGAAAGCCGTCAACCGCGTCATTCTGGCCACCGATGGCGACTTCAATATCGGCGTGAGGGACCCGCGCCAGCTCGAAACCCTCATCGCCGACAAGCGCAAGAGCGGCGTCTACCTGTCGATTTTCGGCGTCGGCGACGGTAACCTGAACGATGCGCTGATCCAGCGCCTGACGCAGTCGGGCAATGGCAATGCCGCCTACATCGACTCGCTGCTGGAAGCGCGCAAGGCGCTGCAAGCTGAACTTGGCTCCACCATGTTCCCGATCGCAAACGATGTCAAGATGCAGGTCGAGTTCAACCCCGCCCGCGTGGCGGCCTATCGCCTGATCGGCTACGAGACGCGCATGCTGGCGCGCCAGGACTTCAAGGACGACAAGGTTGATGCAGGCGACATGGGCGCCGGCCACACGGTGACGGCGATCTACGAGATCACGCCGGCGGCGGGTGCTGCGAAACTGGTCGACCCGCTGCGCTACGGCGCCGCCAAGAAAGCCGTCCCGGCGGGTAGAAGTGACGAGCTGGCGTTCGTGCGGGTGCGCTACAAGCTGCCGGGCGAGAGCAAGAGCCGCCTGGCCGAGCAGCCCGTGCGCCCGGCAACGGCGGGCGCCACGCTGGCCGCCGCGCCGGCCGACCAGCGCTTCGCCGTGGCGGTCACCGCGTTCGGCCAGCGCCTGCGCGGCGAGCCGCAGGTCAGTGACTACAGCTATGCGGACATCGCGACGCTGGCGAACGACGCACGGGGCGCGGATCCGGACGGTTATCGTGCCGAGTTCGTGAAGCTCGTGCGGATGGCGGAATCGCTGGGCCAGGCCGGGGCAACCGGGCGGCCTTGA
- a CDS encoding energy transducer TonB → MKTIAACSALALGVLGLAPQPVAAQATVPAWREITIYASDASYPQALVRRGVQGMVMIELTPGTRGRKAAATVRASSRSADLDALALGMARQLDITDVDGAPSGMVTYRFRKDHTGTIATKTCADLNVDVAYHSATFPERSLRELPVFYESVGKLIYSFQREGERRTFPPADTLFDATLAGCARTPQAGMLDVMRQEALKLIAP, encoded by the coding sequence ATGAAAACCATCGCAGCGTGTTCGGCCCTGGCGCTTGGGGTTCTTGGGCTGGCCCCGCAACCGGTCGCGGCCCAGGCCACGGTGCCGGCCTGGCGCGAGATCACGATCTACGCCAGCGACGCCAGCTATCCGCAGGCACTCGTGCGGCGCGGCGTCCAGGGCATGGTCATGATCGAACTCACGCCCGGCACGCGGGGCCGCAAGGCCGCAGCGACGGTACGCGCTTCGTCGCGCTCGGCCGATCTCGATGCGCTGGCCCTCGGCATGGCAAGGCAACTCGACATCACGGACGTGGATGGCGCCCCCAGCGGCATGGTCACGTACCGCTTCCGCAAGGATCACACCGGGACCATCGCCACCAAGACCTGCGCCGACCTGAATGTCGATGTGGCCTACCACAGCGCAACGTTCCCGGAACGCAGCCTGCGCGAACTGCCCGTGTTCTACGAGAGCGTTGGCAAACTGATTTACAGCTTTCAACGTGAAGGCGAACGCCGCACCTTTCCGCCGGCCGACACGCTGTTCGACGCGACGCTGGCCGGCTGCGCGCGCACGCCGCAGGCAGGCATGCTCGACGTGATGCGCCAGGAAGCGCTCAAGCTCATCGCGCCGTAA
- a CDS encoding LysR family transcriptional regulator, whose protein sequence is MSSLPRNLDLHLIRILYLLLVEKNVSRVALKLNQPQPSISASLRKLRELTGDPILVRGARGMVPTQHGEGLLKPAKRILDEAESLFVRKAPFLPEDATRTFHIAAPDYLDARFLPNVVALLRRGSPGSKVVIHALGPGQDYLRMLSDGDMDLVIANWDEPPAHLHISKLFEDPIICTMRADSPYARRTAPDAMTLEDYLDLPHVAPTQMLPGYHGVIDAHLERLGLQRRVAVESPYFGVIPYMLTQSDLVLTTGRQFIRAYEKTLPLKSFTVPVKFPPMRFYQLWHQRVHQSTEHKWLRDQVSSAARALVQG, encoded by the coding sequence ATGTCCAGCCTTCCCCGCAACCTCGACCTGCACCTGATCCGCATCCTCTACCTGCTGCTGGTGGAGAAAAACGTCTCGCGCGTGGCGCTCAAACTGAATCAGCCGCAGCCGTCGATCTCGGCGTCGCTGCGCAAGCTGCGCGAGCTGACGGGCGATCCAATCCTCGTGCGCGGCGCGCGCGGCATGGTGCCGACACAGCACGGCGAGGGTCTGCTCAAGCCCGCCAAGCGCATTCTGGATGAAGCCGAGAGCCTGTTCGTGCGCAAGGCGCCGTTCCTGCCTGAAGACGCTACGCGCACCTTCCACATCGCCGCGCCGGATTACCTCGATGCGCGCTTCCTGCCCAATGTGGTGGCGCTGCTGCGCCGCGGTTCGCCCGGCAGCAAGGTCGTGATCCATGCGCTGGGGCCGGGCCAGGATTACCTGCGCATGCTCTCGGACGGCGACATGGACCTGGTGATCGCCAACTGGGACGAGCCGCCGGCGCACCTGCACATCTCGAAGCTGTTTGAAGACCCGATCATCTGCACGATGCGCGCCGACAGTCCGTATGCGCGGCGCACGGCGCCGGACGCGATGACGCTCGAGGATTATCTAGACCTGCCCCACGTTGCTCCGACCCAGATGCTGCCCGGGTACCACGGCGTGATCGACGCGCATCTCGAACGCCTCGGCTTGCAGCGCCGCGTGGCGGTGGAGTCGCCCTACTTCGGCGTGATCCCGTACATGCTCACGCAAAGTGACCTGGTCCTGACCACCGGCCGCCAGTTCATCCGCGCCTACGAGAAGACGCTGCCTTTGAAAAGCTTCACGGTGCCGGTGAAGTTTCCGCCGATGCGCTTTTATCAGTTGTGGCACCAGCGCGTGCACCAGTCGACCGAGCACAAATGGCTGCGCGACCAGGTCAGCAGCGCGGCGCGCGCCCTGGTGCAGGGCTAG
- a CDS encoding response regulator transcription factor, giving the protein MPTALIADDEALMRDQLRARLHEAWPELRIVAEAANGVEAVALAAQHKPDIAFLDIRMPGMGGIDAARQLYADCHIVFATAYDQYAVEAFEHGAIDYLLKPVTLARLDTTVARLRRQLEHKPQDIGAQLARLAQLGDQLLGRAAPSSKPSYLRWIQAQSGTSLRMVATSEVLFFQSDDKYTRVQTATAQHLIRKTLKELEEALDPDEFWRIHRSTLVRVDAIAEVRRDLRGRQMLTLHGYPEALEVSRNHSTLFQQM; this is encoded by the coding sequence ATGCCCACTGCCCTGATTGCCGATGACGAAGCCCTGATGCGCGACCAGTTACGGGCGCGCCTGCACGAGGCGTGGCCCGAGCTGCGCATCGTCGCCGAAGCCGCCAACGGGGTCGAGGCGGTGGCGCTGGCGGCGCAGCACAAGCCGGACATCGCGTTCCTCGACATCCGCATGCCGGGCATGGGCGGCATCGACGCGGCAAGGCAGTTGTACGCCGACTGCCACATCGTATTTGCGACCGCCTACGACCAGTACGCGGTCGAGGCATTCGAGCACGGTGCGATCGATTACCTGCTCAAGCCCGTGACACTGGCGCGGCTCGATACCACGGTGGCGCGCCTGCGCCGTCAGCTCGAGCACAAGCCGCAGGACATCGGCGCCCAGCTGGCGCGGCTGGCGCAACTGGGCGACCAGCTGCTGGGTCGCGCGGCGCCCTCGTCGAAACCATCGTACCTGCGCTGGATCCAGGCCCAGTCGGGCACCAGCCTGCGCATGGTCGCGACGTCCGAGGTACTGTTCTTCCAGTCCGACGACAAGTACACGCGGGTGCAGACGGCCACCGCCCAGCACCTGATCCGCAAGACGCTCAAGGAACTCGAAGAAGCGCTCGACCCGGACGAATTCTGGCGCATCCACCGCTCGACGCTGGTGCGCGTCGATGCGATTGCCGAAGTGCGACGCGACCTGCGTGGCCGGCAGATGCTCACGCTGCACGGCTACCCCGAGGCGCTGGAAGTGAGCCGCAATCACAGCACGCTGTTCCAGCAGATGTAG
- a CDS encoding histidine kinase: MAAVQINRALDFVRDAMREAGALWWRFFDWLALIEWRQLYLVWFLGFVAGLFVNLVEPAIWFILVSFGVKVLAGGKRRAELLARDASSKADVANLERRLTEAQMATLQAQVEPHFLFNTLALIGQLIETDPKEAARVHGHLIEYLRASLPQMRGSMGKGGTGGTLGKQVELSRAYLAIMQARMKERLQVRFEVPDFLGSAPFPPMMLQTLIENAIKHGLEPKVAGGTIVVRSRVEGATLHVDVLDDGVGFNLHAGSGVGLANIRERLALLYGKEAELVIEAPVTGGACVSIRLPYRMTEDG; this comes from the coding sequence ATGGCAGCGGTCCAGATCAACCGCGCGCTCGACTTCGTGCGCGACGCCATGCGCGAAGCGGGCGCCCTGTGGTGGCGCTTCTTCGACTGGCTCGCGCTGATCGAATGGCGCCAGCTGTACCTGGTCTGGTTCCTGGGTTTCGTCGCCGGCCTGTTCGTCAACCTGGTCGAACCGGCGATCTGGTTCATCCTGGTGTCGTTTGGCGTCAAGGTACTTGCCGGCGGCAAGCGCCGCGCCGAACTGCTGGCGCGCGATGCGTCGAGCAAGGCCGACGTGGCCAATCTCGAACGGCGCCTGACCGAGGCGCAGATGGCCACGCTCCAGGCCCAGGTCGAACCGCACTTCCTGTTCAACACACTGGCGCTGATTGGTCAGCTGATCGAAACCGATCCGAAGGAAGCCGCGCGCGTGCACGGTCACCTGATCGAATACCTGCGCGCATCACTGCCGCAGATGCGCGGGTCGATGGGCAAAGGCGGCACCGGCGGCACGCTGGGCAAGCAGGTCGAACTCTCGCGCGCCTATCTCGCCATCATGCAGGCGCGCATGAAAGAACGGCTCCAGGTCCGCTTCGAGGTGCCCGATTTTCTGGGCAGCGCGCCGTTCCCGCCGATGATGCTGCAGACGCTGATCGAGAACGCGATCAAGCACGGACTCGAGCCCAAGGTTGCGGGCGGCACGATCGTCGTGCGCTCGCGGGTCGAAGGCGCCACGCTGCATGTCGATGTTCTGGACGACGGCGTCGGCTTCAACCTGCATGCCGGCAGCGGCGTGGGCCTGGCGAATATCCGCGAACGCCTGGCGCTGTTGTACGGCAAAGAGGCCGAGCTTGTGATCGAAGCACCGGTAACAGGCGGCGCCTGCGTGTCGATTCGCCTGCCTTACCGGATGACCGAAGACGGCTGA
- a CDS encoding urate hydroxylase PuuD: protein MFDPGYLAPYVLEWLNLLVRWLHIITGIAWIGASFYFVWLDNTIKPPAPGSDLERKGVAGELWAVHGGGFYNPQKYLVAPAELPKELHWFKWEAYSTWLSGFALLTIVYYINAKAMMIDRSVADLSSGQAIGIGIGSLVVGWIVYDLLCRSPLVQRQLAFGATVFLLLVGSSWVLTHLLSGRAAYLHVGAMIGTMMVANVAMLIIPGQRKMVNAMLAGQKPDPVHGIKAKQRSVHNNYFTLPVLFIMISNHYAMTYNHPHAWAVLGVIMLAGVLIRHFFNLRHKGRIEWRYPVAGAALLLGLGVLLAPARPVRVDPVVTTATTDAARFAEVRTIMGARCVSCHAAQPTQPGFAAAPLGVMLETPEQIGQHAARIYQQTVQTRAMPLANLTHMTDAERAVVQAWFESGAKTGNTP, encoded by the coding sequence ATGTTCGACCCCGGATACCTGGCCCCCTACGTTCTCGAATGGCTCAATCTGCTGGTGCGCTGGCTGCACATCATCACCGGCATTGCCTGGATCGGCGCATCGTTCTACTTCGTCTGGCTCGACAACACGATCAAGCCGCCGGCGCCCGGTTCGGACCTCGAGCGCAAGGGCGTGGCCGGCGAGCTGTGGGCCGTGCACGGCGGCGGCTTCTACAACCCGCAAAAATACCTGGTGGCGCCTGCCGAATTGCCAAAGGAGCTGCACTGGTTCAAGTGGGAAGCCTATTCCACGTGGCTGTCGGGCTTTGCGCTCCTGACCATCGTGTATTACATAAATGCGAAAGCGATGATGATCGACCGCAGCGTGGCCGATTTGTCGAGTGGGCAGGCGATCGGCATCGGCATCGGCAGCCTGGTCGTGGGCTGGATCGTCTACGATCTGCTGTGCCGCTCTCCGCTGGTGCAGCGCCAGCTGGCGTTTGGCGCGACGGTCTTCTTGTTATTGGTCGGCAGCAGCTGGGTGCTTACGCACCTGCTCAGCGGTCGCGCGGCCTACCTGCACGTGGGCGCGATGATCGGCACGATGATGGTGGCAAACGTGGCGATGCTGATCATTCCCGGCCAGCGCAAGATGGTGAATGCCATGCTGGCGGGGCAGAAGCCCGATCCGGTCCACGGCATCAAGGCCAAGCAGCGCAGCGTCCACAACAATTACTTCACATTGCCGGTGCTGTTCATCATGATCAGCAACCACTACGCGATGACCTACAACCACCCGCACGCATGGGCGGTGCTGGGCGTGATCATGCTGGCCGGCGTGTTGATCCGCCACTTCTTCAACCTGCGCCACAAGGGCCGCATCGAATGGCGGTACCCGGTGGCGGGGGCCGCGCTGCTGCTGGGTCTTGGCGTGCTGCTGGCACCAGCCCGGCCGGTACGCGTCGATCCGGTCGTTACCACTGCGACCACCGACGCCGCCCGCTTTGCCGAGGTCCGCACGATCATGGGCGCGCGCTGCGTCTCGTGCCATGCAGCGCAACCGACGCAGCCCGGTTTTGCGGCCGCGCCGCTGGGCGTCATGCTCGAAACGCCGGAACAGATCGGCCAACACGCTGCGCGCATCTACCAGCAGACGGTGCAAACCAGGGCCATGCCACTGGCGAATCTGACCCACATGACCGATGCCGAACGCGCCGTGGTTCAAGCCTGGTTCGAGTCCGGCGCCAAAACAGGAAACACGCCATGA
- a CDS encoding allantoate amidohydrolase, whose amino-acid sequence MTTIATLNACEATGFVEALRGIYEHSPWIAARAAQARPFASLAALKRALQSVVDAASIDEQLALLRAHPELAGKAAIAGALTAESTSEQASSGLDRCTPHEYAQLHALNADYNGRFGFPFILAVKGPTGQGLSRQAIIATFERRIGNARGDELREALRQVHRIAEIRLNALLGVTPSLGARVMDWCETLGAISDVETNLTCAYMTPAHRRTAACIAGWMREAGMTAHIDAVGNVVGRYAAAQPAAKTLATGSHYDTVRDGGKYDGRLGILLPIAVVADLHARGQRLPYDLEVIAFAEEEGVRYQSTFLGSSAIAGSFDMGLLHAVDSEGVTLGDALAQAGHDHSDIASIARDPASLLGFVEVHIEQGPVLLERGLALGVVSAIAGSSRYIVELRGVASHAGTTPMGMRRDAAAAAAEIVLLVEARCRQGAALVGTVGQLEVPGGSVNVIPGACRLSLDIRAADDAVRLAAVADILAGISAICAARGIGERRVKLLEIDAVPCAPRLMAQLGAAVERAGLPRFDLPSGAGHDAMRMAQVTDVAMLFVRCGNGGISHNPLETMTADDADIAGRVLLDFLEQVSDAHR is encoded by the coding sequence ATGACCACGATCGCGACGCTGAACGCATGCGAGGCCACCGGCTTTGTCGAGGCCCTGCGCGGCATCTACGAACATTCGCCCTGGATCGCCGCGCGCGCAGCGCAGGCCCGCCCGTTCGCCAGCCTGGCTGCGCTCAAGCGCGCCTTGCAGTCGGTGGTGGATGCGGCCAGCATCGACGAACAACTGGCGCTGCTGCGCGCCCACCCGGAGCTGGCCGGCAAGGCGGCGATCGCCGGCGCCCTGACCGCCGAATCCACGAGCGAGCAAGCCAGTTCGGGACTGGACCGCTGCACGCCGCACGAGTACGCGCAGCTGCACGCGCTCAATGCCGACTACAACGGCCGCTTCGGCTTTCCGTTCATCCTTGCGGTCAAGGGCCCGACCGGCCAGGGGCTGTCACGCCAGGCCATCATCGCCACCTTCGAGCGGCGCATCGGCAATGCACGCGGCGACGAGCTGCGCGAGGCGCTGCGCCAGGTGCACCGCATCGCCGAGATCCGGCTGAACGCGCTGCTGGGTGTGACACCGTCACTTGGCGCGCGCGTGATGGACTGGTGCGAAACGCTGGGCGCCATCAGTGACGTTGAAACGAACCTGACCTGCGCCTACATGACGCCGGCCCACCGGCGCACCGCCGCGTGCATCGCCGGCTGGATGCGCGAAGCCGGCATGACGGCCCACATCGACGCGGTGGGCAATGTCGTCGGCCGCTACGCCGCCGCGCAGCCGGCGGCAAAAACGCTGGCAACCGGTTCGCACTACGACACCGTGCGCGATGGCGGCAAGTACGACGGGCGCCTGGGCATCCTGCTGCCGATCGCCGTCGTCGCCGACCTGCACGCGCGCGGCCAGCGCCTGCCCTACGACCTGGAGGTGATCGCGTTTGCCGAAGAAGAAGGCGTGCGGTATCAAAGCACCTTCCTGGGCAGCAGCGCCATTGCGGGCAGCTTCGACATGGGTTTATTGCACGCCGTCGACAGCGAAGGCGTCACGCTGGGCGACGCGCTGGCGCAGGCTGGCCACGACCACTCGGATATCGCCAGCATCGCACGCGATCCGGCGTCGCTCCTCGGCTTCGTCGAAGTCCACATCGAACAAGGCCCGGTGCTGCTCGAACGTGGCCTGGCATTGGGCGTAGTGAGCGCGATTGCCGGCAGCTCGCGCTATATCGTCGAACTGCGCGGTGTGGCGAGCCATGCCGGCACCACGCCGATGGGCATGCGGCGCGATGCGGCCGCCGCCGCCGCCGAGATCGTGCTGCTGGTGGAAGCGCGCTGCCGCCAGGGCGCGGCCCTGGTCGGCACGGTCGGCCAGCTCGAGGTGCCGGGCGGCTCGGTCAACGTGATCCCCGGCGCGTGTCGCCTGTCCCTTGATATCCGCGCCGCCGACGATGCGGTGCGCCTGGCCGCAGTGGCCGATATCCTGGCCGGCATCAGCGCCATCTGCGCCGCGCGCGGTATCGGCGAGCGGCGGGTCAAGCTGCTGGAGATCGACGCCGTGCCGTGCGCGCCGCGCCTGATGGCGCAGCTGGGCGCAGCGGTGGAACGGGCCGGCCTGCCCCGCTTCGACCTGCCATCCGGCGCCGGCCACGACGCCATGCGCATGGCGCAGGTGACCGACGTGGCGATGCTGTTCGTCCGCTGCGGCAACGGCGGGATCAGTCATAATCCGCTCGAGACGATGACGGCGGATGACGCCGATATCGCAGGGCGGGTACTGCTGGACTTCCTGGAACAGGTCAGCGACGCGCACAGGTGA
- a CDS encoding GNAT family N-acetyltransferase has translation MSTYSTPVLTTQRLMLRPLAATDARALYAIFSDPAVVRYWSAEPWTDISMAETAIARALEAYRDETELRFAIELAGSREVIGTVALHHFYNQYNRCELGYAIASGHWGNGYASEAIEAVLDHGFNEVGINRVEADIDPRNDASAHVLEKLGFRKEGFMPQRWRVHGEYADTVFYGLLRDYWNERKAS, from the coding sequence ATGTCGACTTATAGCACCCCTGTACTGACCACCCAACGCCTGATGCTGCGCCCGCTGGCCGCCACCGATGCACGGGCCTTGTATGCCATTTTTTCCGACCCTGCCGTCGTGCGCTACTGGAGCGCCGAGCCGTGGACCGACATCTCGATGGCCGAGACTGCCATCGCGCGCGCCCTCGAAGCCTACCGCGACGAGACCGAGCTGCGCTTTGCCATCGAGCTGGCGGGCAGCCGTGAAGTGATCGGTACCGTCGCCCTGCACCACTTCTACAACCAGTACAACCGCTGCGAACTGGGCTACGCCATCGCCAGCGGCCACTGGGGCAATGGCTACGCCAGCGAAGCGATCGAAGCTGTGCTCGATCACGGCTTCAACGAGGTCGGCATCAACCGGGTCGAGGCCGACATCGACCCGCGCAACGACGCGTCCGCCCACGTGCTGGAAAAACTCGGCTTTCGCAAGGAAGGCTTCATGCCGCAGCGCTGGCGCGTGCACGGCGAATACGCCGACACCGTGTTCTACGGCCTGCTGCGCGATTACTGGAACGAGCGCAAGGCGTCCTGA